GCTATTGCTATATAGTCAGCTACTATTCAATACATTTGTTCACTAGTGgcattagagagagagagagagagagagagagagagagagaggcttcatgggctaagttttcttcaaaaTATTTTGATTTTCTCTTTCTGCAGAACTGCCTATTTCTTCTTGCTATAGCTATATAGTCAGCTACTATTCAATACATTTGTTCACTAGTGgcattagagagagagagagagagagagaggcttcatgggctaagttttcttcaaaaTACCTTTCTTTTGCTCTTTCTGCAGAACTTGCCTATTTCTTCTTGCTATAGCTGTATAGTCAGCTACTATTCAATATGCATTTGTTCACTAgtggcgagagagagagagagagagagagagagagagagagccaaTGCTCCAGATACCCTTCTAAGAACCGAAACATTATAGCTTGTAATCTATTGTTTAGGTCACTAAAAATCTCTTTCACTGAGATGCTTGTTGACTTTGAAGTAACACATTATTTTCAGTGTCAGTACAAATGAAATAAAAGAGAGAAGAGTTTAAACCTTAAAAACATTGCAGCTTCTGTTCTTATGTAAAGAAACTCAAGTTAATTACAACTTTTACTTAATTCCAATGTCTCATAATAAACTTTGCATCAATGCAAGTGAAAGAAAAAGGGATCAttaacaagagagagagagatgaggagAGATCTCTCTTGGTAATCTCACCTCTACAACCTACATTCCCAAAGTTCCTTGTCCTGTGGCAAAATTTTCATAATGCAAGCATGGAAAGGCACCACCTCCTTCGAGAACCAATAGTTACCCAAATAGCAACATAACAAAGAGcaactcttttttatttttattaaggcATGAACAGCTTGTTTCCACACTTGCATCTCCAAGCCTCCGGGTAATACTCTAATGGAATACTAAAACCAGGTTGAATCGGCACATGAACTGGTTCACATGGCGAACACTTCCCGCACTTGGATCTACACGTGGGTGGTGACGAACCCGGTCCACTGAGTCGTTTCTGAGTGAGAACTCTGTCAAATGCCCTTAACCCTCTTCCTCTTTCCCTGTCCTCCCTCTCTGAAAAACCGCTACCTGCACAAGAAAGAAGACAATTATAGATTTGAATTAACAATTGAAGAAGTGGGTTTAGCTTAGTTAGTGAAGTGAAGTAATGGGTGATGGATTCAGATTCTTACCGAGTAGCAAAAGAGTGGTAACCGAGGAAGAGAAGAAAAGGAGAAAAGTGAAGGCAGTGAGTAGTGTTGATAGATGGCGGAGGCGGTGGCGGAAGAGGGCCATCGCCGAGGTGGGAGGTGAGGAAGCAACAAGTGTTGGTGTGTTGAGGAAGTAAGAAGTAAAAGGGTCTAAGACGGAAGCATAGATTGAATGAGAAAGAGCGATAGTTGCAAGAGTTTTTGCGTGTGAGCGTGCGGGAGGAGAGGTCTAAGTCAAAGACATATACCGAAGTGACTAAAGAAAGCGTGAGAGAAACAGGTGAAAGTCTTGTTTTATTGTTCGGCCAAATTAAGAGGGGTGGGGTCTACCCTGAATGATAGTCACGTAGTTGTATAGTATCATAAATAAATCAGATCATCCATCTCAGCCGGATTCTGATTTCTCTACCTTGGATTTCTTACAATTTTAGTCCATTTTGTTTTCATCTATTCCtcattttttacaaatttttaattaaatgtcTTTAGTTACTTCAATGTGCATGTGATTACAtaaaataggaaattaaaatggagAGTTGAACAAAAGCGATACAATCAAGATGGAACACTGTAATAGTTACATATGAATGGAGTCTAGTCGGGATTGAACGATAGTCCATGATCTCTCTTTATCAGcgtatgagagagagagagagatgaagaagaaaacgaAGGAGGAGGCAATAAGTGTGTAATAAGAGAAATATGGTAAAGGAAGGCTAAAAGGTAATATTTCCCAAAGAAGAGGGTGTTCAGGTTGATGGCAACAGCAACCGTGTGGTTGCGTACGTGTGTACGAGTTGGGGGTGCTGTCTTGTACGAGACGAACATCCGAGTCAAGGTTTAACCTTCCCTCAAGGACCCAAAGCTTAACTTTACCcactattattatattataaaatttaaagccTCTCCCTTTCTCTCCCCTCCTTGGACTTGGAGTACTATGGGCTAATAAATGTGGGGCGGGGGCCACTTTGTGGGGAGCCATCAGCGAACAACAGACC
The Hevea brasiliensis isolate MT/VB/25A 57/8 chromosome 15, ASM3005281v1, whole genome shotgun sequence genome window above contains:
- the LOC110632796 gene encoding EPIDERMAL PATTERNING FACTOR-like protein 4, whose amino-acid sequence is MALFRHRLRHLSTLLTAFTFLLFFSSSVTTLLLLGSGFSEREDRERGRGLRAFDRVLTQKRLSGPGSSPPTCRSKCGKCSPCEPVHVPIQPGFSIPLEYYPEAWRCKCGNKLFMP